A region of Sulfurimonas sp. DNA encodes the following proteins:
- the fliN gene encoding flagellar motor switch protein FliN: MAKVRRYKPQRVPYDEEKELAWMNYSGLLDMEVEFVSDLGETEATIAEILKYEKGSIIDLKKPAGESVESYVNGRILGKGEVMVYEKNLAIRINEILDSSAVLYHLAKERL, encoded by the coding sequence ATGGCAAAAGTAAGAAGATATAAACCTCAAAGAGTCCCTTATGATGAAGAAAAAGAGTTGGCTTGGATGAATTATTCTGGTCTTTTAGACATGGAGGTAGAATTTGTTTCTGATTTAGGTGAAACAGAGGCAACAATTGCTGAAATTTTAAAATATGAAAAAGGTTCTATTATTGATTTAAAAAAACCAGCAGGAGAAAGTGTAGAGTCTTATGTAAATGGACGGATATTAGGTAAAGGCGAAGTTATGGTTTATGAAAAAAATCTTGCAATTCGTATTAATGAAATTTTAGACTCTAGTGCCGTTTTATATCATCTGGCAAAAGAGCGTTTATGA